One Engystomops pustulosus chromosome 11, aEngPut4.maternal, whole genome shotgun sequence DNA window includes the following coding sequences:
- the LOC140105666 gene encoding trypsin-like — MKLLLICVLLGAAAAYDDDDKIVGGYTCTKNSVPYIASLNSGYHFCGGSLINNLWVVSAAHCYKSSLQVRLGEHNIATSEGTEQFINSVKVIRHPSYNSRTIDNDIMLIKLASAATLNTYVKAVALPSGCAAAGTSCLISGWGNTLSSGTSMPSNLQCLNAPILTTAQCTNSYPGQITANMFCAGFLEGGKDSCQGDSGGPVVCNGQLQGVVSWGNGCALRNYPGVYTKVCNYNSWISSTVSSN, encoded by the exons ATGAAGCTCCTCCTGATCTGTGTGCTCCTCGGAGCAGCTG CTGCTTACGATGATGATGACAAAATCGTTGGAGGTTACACCTGCACCAAGAACTCCGTTCCTTACATTGCATCTCTGAACTCCGGCTACCACTTCTGCGGAGGTTCTCTGATCAACAACTTGTGGGTGGTCTCTGCTGCTCACTGCTACAAGTC GAGCCTTCAGGTCAGACTGGGAGAACACAACATCGCCACCAGTGAAGGTACCGAGCAGTTCATCAACTCCGTCAAGGTCATCAGACACCCAAGCTACAACTCCAGAACCATTGACAATGACATCATGTTGATCAAGTTGGCCTCTGCCGCCACCCTCAACACTTACGTTAAGGCTGTGGCCCTTCCCTCAGGCTGCGCCGCCGCCGGCACCAGCTGTCTGATCTCCGGATGGGGCAACACCCTGAGCAGTGGAA CCAGCATGCCCAGCAACCTCCAGTGCCTGAACGCCCCCATCCTGACCACTGCCCAGTGTACCAACTCCTACCCAGGACAGATCACCGCCAACATGTTCTGTGCAGGTTTTCTGGAAGGAGGAAAGGATTCTTGCCag GGTGACTCTGGTGGACCCGTGGTGTGTAATGGACAGCTCCAGGGTGTTGTCTCTTGGGGTAATGGATGTGCTCTGAGGAACTATCCCGGTGTCTACACCAAGGTCTGCAACTACAACTCCTGGATCTCCAGCACCGTCTCCTCCAACTAG
- the LOC140105649 gene encoding trypsin-like produces the protein MMLILVCMLLGVAAALPLGDDEKIVGGYTCPKSSVPWQVSLNAGYHFCGGSLINNLWVVSAAHCYKTSIQVRLGEHNIAVSEGTEQFINSAKIIRHTWYEPKTLDNDIMLIKLASPATLNAHVGTVALPTNCAPAGTQCLISGWGNTLSIGTNYPDLLQCLEAPILTFTQCDNSYPDDITENMICVGYLEGGKDSCQGDSGGPVVCNGQLQGIVSWGYGCALKYSPGVYTKVCNYVSWIQNNIASN, from the exons ATGATGCTGATTCTGGTGTGTATGCTCCTCGGGGTGGCAG CTGCATTGCCCCTCGGGGATGATGAGAAGATTGTCGGTGGTTACACCTGTCCCAAAAGCTCTGTCCCCTGGCAGGTGTCTCTGAATGCCGGCTATCACTTCTGTGGAGGGTCCCTGATTAACAATCTATGGGTGGTCTCtgccgctcactgctacaagAC GAGCATCCAGGTCAGACTGGGAGAACACAACATCGCTGTAAGTGAAGGTACCGAGCAGTTCATCAACTCGGCTAAAATCATCAGACATACCTGGTATGAACCCAAGACCCTGGACAATGACATCATGCTGATAAAGCTGGCCTCCCCCGCCACCCTCAATGCCCATGTTGGCACGGTGGCTCTGCCTACAAATTGTGCTCCTGCTGGTACACAATGTCTCATCAGTGGCTGGGGGAACACTCTCAGCATCGGAA CTAACTACCCAGATCTCCTCCAATGTCTGGAGGCCCCCATCCTGACCTTCACCCAGTGTGATAATTCGTATCCAGATGACATCACCGAGAATATGATCTGTGTTGGTTACCTCGAAGGTGGCAAGGACTCCTGCCAG GGGGACTCTGGTGGACCGGTGGTTTGTAATGGACAGTTACAAGGCATTGTCTCCTGGGGTTATGGCTGTGCATTGAAGTATAGCCCTGGAGTCTACACCAAAGTCTGCAACTATGTCTCCTGGATCCAGAACAACATCGCATCAAACTGA